The proteins below are encoded in one region of Toxoplasma gondii ME49 chromosome IV, whole genome shotgun sequence:
- a CDS encoding WD domain, G-beta repeat-containing protein (encoded by transcript TGME49_319570): MDFRGTARRFGREQRFTARASWFLFASKTLESDFFWKNPLRTVRVCVDGRSELKRRNLSSITRFTQRRGQRRFLARASLFPPPFCPLLCDPTYVTAQEVRSLKVRSCSISELCFFCVVPACAIDSDPRETVEPFVLTPMSLRKRQEEQLHQALLLYLQQRFPETARVFQEEAQLHGGTAGVSADASSGGNLENEGASPGRERLSAALDMDADLLPRRWAATARLQASVARLQNQVSRQQEQIALLMSAAAGRDAGGDAFASEPSGANGAVEKDKEAAVHTAEDSAKREERSLTLPAGPAVYVLPGQRCPVNALAVHPLLAQLVTAADDGIVRVFHIMRNSGKFESQFKAHSASVNDVAFDPSGRWFGSASSDMTVRIFDVQQNYEPFRTLQGHDDVVSALQFCELAGSRAGAQPCSAFSASPDVSSVSSLFVFSCSRDGTVKLWSLASGLCLRTFSPSPEESFSLNKEAWIRDVAVPEESLRAAKVFASCGNGQKVTLWRYDLGVSVREMTGHSHVVESVVFASEKMLRLLHAQKRAPSPLPGSILDETALQETEKSAGTSSVLRVAGLVLFSASRDRTLRMWDAMQGTTMHVFVGHDNWVRRVVLHPGGSHIISCSDDRSIRCWNILSGACERVLSSAHSQFVTCLGFDLSTQLLASGSLDCTVKLWSCNRAQQKELAEKQLKKSEGPA; encoded by the exons ATGGACTTCCGAGGAACAGCAAGACGGTTCGGTCGCGAGCAGCGTTTCACAGCACGAGCCTCCTGGTTTCTGTTTGCTTCCAAGACTCTCGAAAGTGATTTTTTCTGGAAGAACCCCCTGCGAACTGTTCGAGTCTGCGTTGACGGACGCAGTGagctgaagaggaggaacttGTCAAGCATCACTCGATTtacgcagagaagaggacaacGCCGTTTCCTGGCTCGTGCTTCACTTTTTCCCCCTCCATTCTGCCCTCTCTTGTGCGACCCCACCTACGTTACAGCGCAAGAGGTTCGCTCTCTAAAGGTTCGTTCCTGTTCCATCTCCGaactttgcttcttctgcgttgttCCAGCCTGTGCGATCGACTCGGACCCGCGCGAGACTGTTGAGCCTTTCGTGCTGACGCCGATGTCTCTGCGAAAGCGACAGGAGGAGCAGCTGCACCAGGCGTTGCTCCTCTACCTCCAGCAGCGGTTCCCAGAGACGGCGCGGGTGTTCCAAGAGGAAGCACAACTCCAT GGGGGCACCGCGGGAGTGTCTGCAGACGCCTCGAGTGGAGGGAACCTCGAGAACGAAGGGGCATCTCCCGGGCGAGAAAGACTGTCTGCGGCTCTCGACATGGACGCCGACCTGCTCCCGCGGCGATGGGCGGCGACAGCGCGCTTGCAGGCGTCTGTGGCGCGTCTGCAGAATCAGGTGAGTCGACAGCAAGAGCAGATCGCTCTCCTCATGTCGGCGGCTGCAGgacgagacgcaggaggagacgcgttCGCTTCGGAGCCCTCAGGGGCGAACGGGGCGGTAGAGAAGGACAAGGAGGCCGCTGTCCACACAGCTGAGGActcagcgaagagagaagagagatccCTCACGCTCCCTGCCGGAcctgcggtgtacgtactCCCGGGCCAAAGGTGCCCCGTCAACGCCCTCGCAGTTCATCCCCTTCTGGCTCAGCTCGTCACTGCCGCAGACGACGGCATCGTCCGG gtGTTCCATATCATGCGAAACTCGGGCAAGTTCGAGAGTCAGTTCAAGGCTCACAGTGCATCCGTCAATGACGTTGCCTTCGATCCGTCCGGCCGCTG GTTCGGAAGTGCATCCTCGGACATGACAGTGCGCATCTTCGATGTGCAGCAGAACTACGAACCTTTCAGGACACTTCAGGGTCATGACGACGTCGTTTCT gcgCTGCAGTTCTGTGAACTCGCGGGCTCGCGTGCAGGCGCCCAGCCGTGCTCGGCCTTCAGCGCCTCACCAgacgtttcctctgtctcctcgctcttcgtcttctcctgctcaCGTGATGGAACAGTAAAGCTGTGGTCTCTCGCCTCGGGACTCTGTCTCCGGACgttctcgccgtcgcctgaGGAGTCTTTTTCGCTCAACAAGGAGGCGTGGATTCGAGACGTCGCCGTCCCCGAAGAGTCGCTGCGGGCCGCGAAAGTCTTTGCGAGCTGTGGCAACGGTCAAAA aGTGACTCTCTGGCGCTACGACTTGGGCGTTTCAGTTCGGGAGATGACCGGACACTCGCACGTGGTTGAGAGTGTCGTCTTTGCGTCAGAAAAAATGCTTCGGCTGCTTCACGCTCAGAAGCGagctccttcgcctctccctggAAGTATTCTC gacgAAACAGCTCTTCAGGAAACTGAGAAGTCTGCCGGCACCAGCAGCGTCTTGCGGGTCGCTGGCCTtgtcctcttttctgcatcAAGAGATCGAACGTTGCGCATGTGGGATGCTATGCAAGGCACAACCATGCATGTCTTT GTTGGCCATGACAACTGGGTCCGCCGCGTCGTGCTTCATCCCGGAGGGTCTCACATTATTTCTTGCAGTGACGATCGTTCGATTCGGTGCTGGAATATTCTATCTG GCGCATGCGAGCGAGTTCTCTCATCCGCTCACTCCCAGTTCGTCACATGTCTTGGCTTCGATTTGTCGACGCAGCTGCTCGCGAGCG